ATAAAAAACACAAAAGGCAATTTACTTATCAAGCCTTCTCTTTCTAAAAAGCTTCCAGTAACTACGCTACGAACAGAAAATCTTGACTTCTGCTCTTTTTTCGAAGTTTGTTTGCTTTTTTCTTCGTTCGGTGTGTTTTTTAATTCATTCATATTTTTTCTCCTACTCGCATTTTAGCACTACGACTTCTGGGATTATTTTTAATTTCATCTTCAGATGGCGTAATAGCTCCTCTAGAAATATCTTTCCAGAGTAAGTTTTTTTGTCCCATTATGGTTTTATTAAAATCGTTGCCTTCAGCTTGTTCCCTAAAAAACGACTTCACCATTCTGTCTTCTAATGAGTGATAAGAAATTATTACAAGTCTCCCGCCGCTCTTTAAGCAATCGTAGCTTTGTTTTAAAAACTCATCAAGCGCGTCCATCTCTCTATTAACTTCTATTCTAATTGCCTGAAAAACTTGGGCTAGCAACGAATTTTCACGTCCCGGCTTTGAAAATTTATTGACAATACTTGCTAATTCAAATGTTGTATTTATTTTATTGTCATTTCTTTCCTTTTCAATTGCAGAAACTATCCTTTCAGCTTGTGGGATTTCGCCATATTTTTTGAAAATTTTAACAATTTTATCGCGTTCATATTCATTTACAACATTCCAAGCCGAAACTTTTGACTGAGCGTTCATACGCATATCAAGCGGAGCATCAAACCTAAAAGAGAAGCCTCTCTCAGGAACTTCAATATGATGGCTTGATATGCCCAAATCTGCCAAAATACCATCTACGGGCAAAGCATCGTAATAGCGTAGAAAGTTTTTTATAAATCTAAAATTTGAGCGAATTAGAGTAATATTGCTGTGTCCGGAAAAATTATTTATTGCATCTAAATCTTGGTCAAATCCGTAAACATGTCCCGTTTTTAGATTTTCTGCAATTAAGCGAGAATGTCCGCCTGCTCCAAAAGTAGCATCAACATACAATCCGTCTTTTTTAACGGATAAATATTCAACACTTTCTTTTAATAAAACACTCTCGTGATACATCATTTTTCCTCTTCAGTTCTATTTGCCGAATTTCCCATAACCTCTTCAGTAAGAGCAGAAAACTGAGCAGAACCGTCAGAAATAAACGCCTCATAATCTGCTTTAGACCAAATCTCAAGGCGGTCTATTGCAGATGCCAAAACAATGTCTTTTGTAATGCCACTAAAATCTAATAAATCCTTAGGAATTAGTAGCCGTCCGCCTTCGTCAAGGTTCATCATGCGAGACCCTGACATAAACAAACGAATAAAATCATTGTTTTTCTTCACAAAGCGGTTCAACTTAGTTATTTCGCTAGTCTCTCTTACCCAAGTAGATTGAGGGTAAAGTTCTATGCATTTGTAAAAAATACTCCTTTTCATAACAAATACTTCCGAAGCCTCATCTGCAAGCTGCTTCCTCAGGG
This Bacteroidales bacterium DNA region includes the following protein-coding sequences:
- a CDS encoding division/cell wall cluster transcriptional repressor MraZ → MTILTGVHNLKIDVKGRFIFPSTLRKQLADEASEVFVMKRSIFYKCIELYPQSTWVRETSEITKLNRFVKKNNDFIRLFMSGSRMMNLDEGGRLLIPKDLLDFSGITKDIVLASAIDRLEIWSKADYEAFISDGSAQFSALTEEVMGNSANRTEEEK
- the rsmH gene encoding 16S rRNA (cytosine(1402)-N(4))-methyltransferase RsmH, translating into MYHESVLLKESVEYLSVKKDGLYVDATFGAGGHSRLIAENLKTGHVYGFDQDLDAINNFSGHSNITLIRSNFRFIKNFLRYYDALPVDGILADLGISSHHIEVPERGFSFRFDAPLDMRMNAQSKVSAWNVVNEYERDKIVKIFKKYGEIPQAERIVSAIEKERNDNKINTTFELASIVNKFSKPGRENSLLAQVFQAIRIEVNREMDALDEFLKQSYDCLKSGGRLVIISYHSLEDRMVKSFFREQAEGNDFNKTIMGQKNLLWKDISRGAITPSEDEIKNNPRSRSAKMRVGEKI